A genomic region of Streptomyces rimosus contains the following coding sequences:
- a CDS encoding EF-hand domain-containing protein — MAAYDTLDRKFSILFDWFDRTEDGWLTREDFEQMAAMFTALVRPGDTENRTAMRDAFMRWWDVLRDAGGVDSEGRVARRTFIDLMRTQVTEPKTFEHVVLAIVDALMSALDTDGSGELTADEYVRMYDALGVDPATSQPAFRRLDRDGSGAISHAEFRTAIEEFYLSPDPEAPGNWLLGSPLAAG; from the coding sequence ATGGCGGCGTACGACACCCTCGACCGGAAGTTCAGCATTCTCTTCGACTGGTTCGACCGGACCGAGGACGGCTGGCTGACCCGCGAGGACTTCGAGCAGATGGCCGCGATGTTCACGGCGCTGGTCCGGCCCGGGGACACCGAGAACCGGACCGCGATGCGCGACGCGTTCATGAGGTGGTGGGACGTGCTGCGGGACGCGGGCGGCGTGGACAGTGAGGGGCGGGTCGCGCGCCGGACGTTCATCGACCTGATGCGTACGCAGGTGACCGAGCCGAAGACGTTCGAGCACGTCGTACTGGCCATCGTGGACGCGCTGATGAGCGCCCTCGACACGGACGGCAGCGGCGAGCTGACCGCCGACGAGTACGTGCGCATGTACGACGCGCTCGGTGTCGACCCGGCGACCTCGCAGCCCGCCTTCCGGCGGCTGGACCGGGACGGGAGCGGGGCCATCAGCCACGCGGAGTTCCGTACGGCGATCGAGGAGTTCTACCTGAGCCCGGACCCGGAGGCCCCGGGCAACTGGCTGCTCGGGTCGCCGCTCGCAGCGGGTTAG
- a CDS encoding DUF397 domain-containing protein, with protein sequence MSPTEPSWFKSSYSGSQGDDCVEIATTPTTIRIRDSKNITGPHLTVPADAWAAFLAVVDRAP encoded by the coding sequence ATGAGCCCTACAGAGCCGTCCTGGTTCAAGAGCAGCTACAGCGGCTCGCAGGGTGACGACTGCGTAGAGATCGCCACCACCCCCACCACCATCCGCATCCGCGACTCCAAGAACATAACCGGCCCCCACCTCACCGTCCCGGCGGACGCCTGGGCCGCCTTCCTCGCCGTTGTTGACCGGGCCCCCTGA
- a CDS encoding helix-turn-helix domain-containing protein, with the protein MASNAYGFEPESTNSLKTFGAVVKVFRERAGLTQEELAPLVQFSAQTVASIEQGRRLPDPEFIQRAEEVLDAFGTFKAAAEHLSRRAGLAAWFRQWAALEARAVALCAYECRVIPGLLQTEAYARAVTLSVPPPPDEQEAEERVAARLARQKLLHRRPPIAFSFILEQSLFERGTGGAGVTRNLIDHVLGCAELWNVELQVMPRWQPNHAGLDGPMRLLETSRNKWLGYSEGQQCGNLITGPKDVSVLYQRYAKMRSQALSQEKSVSLLKQIRGAL; encoded by the coding sequence ATGGCAAGCAACGCGTACGGCTTCGAGCCGGAGTCCACAAACAGCCTCAAGACGTTCGGGGCCGTGGTGAAAGTCTTTCGGGAACGAGCGGGCCTGACTCAGGAAGAGCTGGCCCCGCTGGTGCAGTTCTCTGCGCAGACCGTCGCCTCGATCGAGCAGGGGCGACGCCTTCCTGATCCGGAATTCATCCAGCGCGCGGAGGAGGTACTCGATGCGTTCGGTACGTTCAAGGCAGCGGCAGAGCACCTGTCACGTCGTGCGGGACTGGCGGCCTGGTTCCGGCAGTGGGCTGCGTTGGAAGCGCGGGCCGTCGCGCTCTGCGCGTACGAGTGCCGGGTCATCCCGGGCCTGTTGCAGACGGAGGCGTACGCGCGAGCCGTAACCCTGAGCGTCCCTCCTCCACCGGACGAGCAGGAGGCCGAAGAGCGAGTCGCCGCGCGTCTCGCACGGCAGAAATTGCTGCACCGAAGGCCACCGATCGCGTTCAGTTTCATCCTCGAACAATCGCTGTTCGAGCGCGGCACAGGCGGCGCGGGTGTCACCCGCAACCTCATCGACCATGTGCTCGGCTGCGCGGAACTGTGGAACGTGGAGCTTCAGGTCATGCCGCGTTGGCAGCCGAATCACGCGGGGCTGGACGGCCCCATGAGGCTGCTGGAGACTTCGCGGAACAAGTGGCTCGGATACAGCGAGGGCCAGCAGTGCGGGAACCTGATCACGGGGCCCAAGGACGTCAGCGTGCTGTATCAGCGCTATGCCAAGATGCGCTCACAGGCCCTTTCCCAGGAGAAGTCCGTGAGCCTGCTCAAACAGATCCGAGGAGCGCTATGA
- a CDS encoding ATP-binding protein, with translation MHAQLITRPPKPPVTVRVFTQRFSSTRLGARLARHLAVHRLDAWGFPYGTPFSDDVGVVVGELTANAVTHGRVPGRDFELRLAIVGGLARTGTLRIDVTDTRTERRPPSPDAHTPAPPDADAGRGLIVVAALATRWSVLDRVPVGKTVRAELDLVPGVTPEGTATDRPIPSCP, from the coding sequence ATGCACGCGCAACTCATCACCCGCCCGCCCAAGCCCCCCGTAACCGTACGTGTGTTCACCCAACGCTTCAGTAGCACGCGACTCGGCGCGCGACTGGCGCGCCACCTCGCCGTGCACCGGCTCGACGCATGGGGCTTCCCGTACGGGACGCCGTTTTCCGACGATGTCGGCGTGGTCGTCGGGGAGCTGACCGCCAACGCCGTCACCCACGGCCGCGTACCGGGGCGGGACTTCGAGCTGCGGCTCGCCATCGTCGGTGGGCTCGCCCGTACGGGGACGCTGCGGATCGACGTGACGGACACGCGGACCGAGCGGCGCCCGCCGTCCCCCGACGCCCACACCCCCGCGCCGCCCGACGCGGACGCCGGGCGCGGCCTGATCGTCGTGGCCGCGCTCGCCACCCGGTGGTCCGTCCTGGACCGCGTACCGGTCGGCAAGACCGTACGCGCGGAGCTGGACCTCGTACCGGGAGTCACTCCAGAAGGAACCGCCACCGATCGGCCGATTCCATCATGTCCGTGA
- a CDS encoding MarR family transcriptional regulator: MPGGRLTQQERQRIADGLADGLSYAEIARRLDRPTSTISREIGRNGGPGGYRPQQAHRATAQRARRSTPAPPRAAGPSGGAVEEEIIELAVRSGMPRMTARVHVDLALSEDGRRTAAELTRRLKVSPASVSVAVNFLVQHGYVRRERDPQRRRDIYVIDDDAWYNSVATSARQTLATIRATMAVAETAGLDTPVGQRSAKAATFLERVITDMMESADRWRFLLE, translated from the coding sequence ATGCCAGGAGGACGGTTGACCCAGCAGGAGCGTCAACGCATCGCGGACGGACTCGCCGACGGCCTCTCCTACGCGGAGATCGCCAGACGGCTCGACCGGCCGACCTCGACCATCAGCCGGGAGATCGGCCGCAACGGCGGCCCCGGCGGCTACCGCCCCCAGCAGGCACACCGGGCGACGGCCCAGCGCGCGCGGCGCAGCACACCGGCGCCGCCACGCGCGGCCGGACCGTCGGGCGGTGCGGTGGAAGAGGAGATCATCGAACTCGCGGTCAGGTCAGGGATGCCGAGGATGACGGCGCGCGTCCACGTCGACCTGGCCCTGTCCGAGGACGGCAGACGCACCGCGGCCGAACTGACCCGCCGGCTGAAGGTCAGCCCGGCCTCCGTCTCCGTGGCCGTGAACTTCCTCGTCCAGCACGGCTACGTACGGCGCGAGCGCGACCCGCAGCGGCGTCGCGACATCTACGTGATCGACGACGACGCCTGGTACAACTCGGTCGCGACCAGCGCGCGGCAGACGCTCGCGACGATACGGGCCACGATGGCGGTGGCGGAGACCGCCGGGCTCGACACGCCCGTGGGGCAACGGTCGGCCAAGGCGGCGACGTTCCTGGAGCGGGTCATCACGGACATGATGGAATCGGCCGATCGGTGGCGGTTCCTTCTGGAGTGA
- a CDS encoding cytochrome P450: protein MAESTHTARTAHAVPPLPTGPRAGCPFSPPKELLDAREQGPIGHYTHPGGKPGWMITGYDMVRSVLADPRFSSRKELMNVVDFEIPPPPPGEFVLMDDPQHRRYRKPLMGKFTVRRMRLLTERIEQVTAECLDAMEKAGPPVDLVAAFAKPIPAIVICELLGVPYEDRGFFQGRIDSFMNGETSDEDLMAAYTEVQNYLADLVAAKRANPTDDVLSDLTDTDLTDEELKGISLVLLTAGLDTTTNVLGLGTFALLQHPEQLAALRADPALVDGAVEELLRYLSVGKQFWRTALEDVELGGQTVKAGTTVALSLSTANRDPERFADPDVLDLRRQGGGHLAFGHGVHQCLGQQVARIELRVAFSALFDRFPTLRLAVPAEEVELRPESADVFGVKRLPVAWDV, encoded by the coding sequence ATGGCTGAGTCCACCCACACTGCCCGCACCGCCCACGCCGTCCCGCCGCTGCCCACCGGGCCCCGGGCCGGCTGCCCCTTCTCCCCGCCGAAGGAACTGCTCGACGCCCGCGAGCAGGGCCCGATCGGCCACTACACCCACCCCGGCGGCAAGCCCGGCTGGATGATCACCGGGTACGACATGGTGCGGTCCGTGCTCGCCGACCCGCGGTTCAGCTCGCGCAAGGAGCTGATGAACGTGGTCGATTTCGAGATTCCGCCGCCGCCACCCGGCGAGTTCGTCCTCATGGACGACCCGCAGCACCGGCGCTACCGCAAGCCGCTGATGGGGAAGTTCACCGTGCGGCGGATGCGGCTGCTGACCGAGCGCATCGAGCAGGTCACCGCCGAGTGCCTGGACGCCATGGAGAAGGCGGGCCCGCCGGTGGACCTGGTGGCCGCGTTCGCCAAGCCCATCCCCGCCATCGTGATCTGCGAGCTGCTGGGCGTGCCGTACGAGGACCGCGGCTTCTTCCAGGGGCGGATCGACTCGTTCATGAACGGTGAGACGAGCGACGAGGACCTGATGGCGGCCTACACCGAGGTCCAGAACTACCTCGCGGACCTGGTGGCCGCCAAGCGCGCGAACCCCACCGACGACGTGCTCAGCGACCTCACCGACACCGACCTCACCGACGAGGAGTTGAAGGGCATCAGCCTGGTCCTGCTGACGGCCGGGCTCGACACGACCACGAATGTGCTGGGGCTGGGCACCTTCGCGCTGTTGCAGCACCCTGAGCAACTGGCCGCGCTGCGCGCCGATCCCGCGCTTGTCGACGGAGCGGTGGAGGAGCTGCTGCGGTACCTCAGCGTCGGCAAGCAGTTCTGGCGTACGGCGCTGGAGGATGTCGAGCTGGGCGGTCAGACCGTGAAGGCCGGCACGACGGTCGCCCTGTCGCTCAGCACCGCCAACCGCGACCCCGAGCGCTTCGCCGACCCCGATGTGCTCGATCTCCGGCGGCAGGGCGGCGGACACCTGGCCTTCGGTCACGGCGTTCACCAGTGCCTTGGGCAGCAAGTGGCCCGCATCGAGCTGCGGGTGGCGTTCTCCGCGCTGTTCGACCGCTTCCCCACGCTGCGTCTGGCCGTACCGGCCGAAGAGGTCGAACTGCGTCCGGAGTCCGCGGACGTCTTCGGGGTGAAGCGTCTTCCGGTCGCCTGGGATGTGTGA
- a CDS encoding alpha-amylase has translation MARTRRHPSARRSTAAALALLSGAAAAVLAPPPQPAHAAPPGAKDVTAELFQWRYDSVARECKTTLGPAGYGYVEVSPATEHIQGGQWWTSYQPVSYRIAGRLGDRAAFKHMVDACHAAGVKVVADAVINQMSAGSGTGTGGSSYTKYDYPGIYQRQDMDDCTERITDYRDRWNVQHCELVDLADLDTGEPYVRSRIAAYLNDLLSLGVDGFRIDAAKHMAAEDLAAIKKQLKDPSVYWKQEAIYGEGEAVSPTEYLGNGDVQEFRYGRDLKRVFQNEKLAYLKNFGEGWAYLPSGKSGVFVDNWDTERNGSTLSYKDGADYTLANVFMLAWPYGAPDVHSGYEFSVNDDGPPNGGEVRACWQDRWKCQHNWPEIRAMVGFRNATRGAAVTDWWDNGNDAIAFGRGNKGYAVVNHEGSPLTRTFQTSLPAGAYCDVQSRKPVTVGADGRFTATLAPNTALALHVGARTCG, from the coding sequence ATGGCCCGCACCCGCCGACACCCGTCCGCCCGCAGATCCACGGCCGCCGCCCTCGCCCTCCTCTCCGGCGCGGCGGCGGCCGTCCTCGCCCCGCCGCCGCAGCCGGCGCACGCGGCGCCGCCCGGGGCGAAGGACGTGACCGCCGAACTCTTCCAGTGGCGCTACGACTCGGTGGCCAGGGAGTGCAAGACCACGCTCGGGCCCGCCGGTTACGGCTACGTGGAGGTCTCCCCGGCCACCGAGCACATCCAGGGCGGCCAGTGGTGGACCTCGTACCAGCCGGTCAGTTACCGGATCGCCGGGCGGCTCGGCGACCGGGCCGCCTTCAAGCACATGGTGGACGCCTGCCACGCGGCCGGGGTCAAGGTCGTCGCGGACGCGGTGATCAACCAGATGTCGGCCGGGTCGGGTACGGGGACGGGCGGGTCCTCGTATACGAAGTACGACTACCCGGGCATCTACCAGCGTCAGGACATGGACGACTGCACCGAGCGGATCACCGACTACCGCGACCGGTGGAACGTCCAGCACTGCGAACTGGTCGATCTGGCCGACCTGGACACCGGCGAGCCGTACGTCCGGTCGCGGATCGCCGCGTACCTCAACGACCTGCTGTCGCTCGGCGTGGACGGCTTCCGGATCGACGCGGCCAAGCACATGGCGGCGGAGGACCTGGCCGCGATCAAGAAGCAGCTGAAGGACCCGTCCGTGTACTGGAAGCAGGAGGCGATCTACGGGGAGGGCGAGGCCGTATCGCCGACGGAATACCTGGGGAACGGGGACGTGCAGGAGTTCCGCTACGGGCGGGACCTCAAGCGGGTGTTCCAGAACGAGAAGCTGGCGTATCTGAAGAACTTCGGGGAGGGCTGGGCGTACCTGCCCTCCGGGAAGTCCGGGGTCTTCGTCGACAACTGGGACACCGAGCGCAACGGCTCCACGCTCAGCTACAAGGACGGCGCGGACTACACCCTCGCCAATGTCTTCATGCTGGCGTGGCCCTACGGGGCGCCGGATGTGCACTCGGGGTACGAGTTTTCCGTGAATGACGATGGGCCGCCCAATGGTGGTGAAGTACGCGCCTGTTGGCAGGACCGTTGGAAGTGCCAGCACAACTGGCCCGAGATCCGCGCCATGGTCGGGTTCCGCAACGCGACCCGCGGCGCGGCCGTCACCGACTGGTGGGACAACGGCAACGACGCGATCGCCTTCGGGCGCGGGAACAAGGGGTACGCCGTCGTCAACCACGAGGGCAGCCCGCTGACCCGTACGTTCCAGACCTCGCTGCCCGCCGGAGCGTACTGCGACGTACAGAGCCGCAAGCCGGTGACCGTCGGCGCCGACGGCCGCTTCACCGCCACGCTCGCCCCGAACACCGCGCTCGCGCTGCACGTCGGCGCGCGCACCTGCGGCTGA
- the pulA gene encoding pullulanase-type alpha-1,6-glucosidase: protein MRRTLRRTVAAVAMALCAAVLPAPLPANAAPPPAPARAAAQWIDRDTVVWKGARHAPAQLEFGVEGEGQGLIRLAPAALGPAERAAYPHLKDFPAFAVDPRDQRLAATALRERLVAVQRDADGRRVSTGVQIPGVLDDLYGPAAATVPLGPVFRRGRPTLAVWAPTARTVALELDGRTVPMRRDDASGVWQVRGARSWAGKPYRYVVTVWAPSVGRFVTNKVTDPYATALTADSQRSVIVDLADPRLAPKGWAKLKKPAAVPLNRARIQELHIRDFSVADRTSRHPGQYLAFTDRRSDGMRHLKALADAGTSYVHLLPAFDIATIPERRADQARPDCDLAALPADSERQQECVGKVAGRDAYNWGYDPFHYTVPEGSYASDPDSPRARTVEFRRMVQGLNGAGLRTVMDVVYNHTAASGQGALSVLDRIVPGYYHRLLDDGSVATSTCCANTAPEHLMMGRLVVDSIVTWAKQYKVDGFRFDLMGHHPKANILAVRKALDALTVAKDGVDGKAIVLYGEGWNFGEVANDARFVQATQRNMAGTGIATFNDRSRDAVRGGGPFDADPRVQGFASGLYTAPNPSPANGTPADQRARLLHYQDLIKVGLTGNLAGYTFTDTSGRTVKGSEVDYNGAPAGYAAAPGDALAYADAHDNETLYDALAYKLPQPTSPADRARMQVVALGVAALSQGPALSQAGSDLLRSKSLDRNSFESGDWFNALHWDCRDGNGFGRGLPPAADNKDKWPYARPLLADPALRPGCTEITAASAAYRDLLRIHAAEPVFGLGSAAAVQEALSFPLSGTAETLGVVTMRLGKLVVVFNATQHRQVQRVPALAGQRYGLHRVQARGADPVVKAASYEKRTGTFAVPGRTVAVFAER, encoded by the coding sequence GTGAGGCGCACCCTCCGCCGTACCGTCGCAGCCGTGGCCATGGCTCTGTGCGCGGCGGTCCTGCCCGCCCCGCTCCCCGCGAACGCCGCACCGCCACCGGCTCCCGCCCGGGCGGCAGCGCAGTGGATCGACCGCGACACCGTGGTGTGGAAGGGCGCCCGGCACGCGCCCGCCCAGCTGGAGTTCGGGGTGGAGGGGGAGGGCCAAGGGCTGATACGTCTTGCGCCTGCCGCGCTCGGTCCCGCCGAGCGGGCCGCGTATCCGCATCTGAAGGACTTCCCGGCCTTTGCCGTCGATCCGCGTGATCAGCGGCTCGCGGCCACCGCGCTGCGGGAACGGCTCGTCGCCGTGCAGCGGGACGCGGACGGGCGGCGCGTCAGCACCGGCGTACAGATCCCCGGCGTACTGGACGACCTGTACGGACCGGCCGCCGCCACGGTGCCGCTCGGCCCGGTCTTCCGGCGCGGCCGTCCCACGCTCGCCGTCTGGGCGCCGACCGCCCGCACCGTCGCGCTGGAGCTCGACGGGCGGACGGTGCCGATGCGGCGGGACGACGCCAGCGGTGTGTGGCAGGTGCGGGGCGCGCGGAGCTGGGCGGGGAAGCCGTACCGCTACGTCGTGACCGTCTGGGCGCCGAGCGTCGGCCGCTTCGTGACCAACAAGGTCACCGACCCGTACGCGACCGCCCTGACCGCCGACTCGCAGCGCAGCGTCATCGTGGACCTCGCCGATCCGCGCCTCGCGCCTAAGGGGTGGGCGAAGCTGAAGAAGCCCGCCGCGGTGCCGCTGAACCGGGCCCGTATACAGGAGCTGCATATCCGGGACTTCTCGGTGGCGGACCGGACCTCGCGCCATCCCGGTCAGTACCTGGCCTTCACCGATCGCCGCTCGGACGGAATGCGTCATCTCAAGGCGCTCGCGGACGCGGGGACCTCGTACGTCCATCTGCTGCCCGCCTTCGACATCGCGACCATCCCGGAACGGCGCGCCGACCAGGCCCGCCCCGACTGCGACCTGGCGGCACTGCCCGCCGACTCCGAGCGGCAGCAGGAGTGCGTGGGCAAGGTGGCCGGGCGTGACGCGTACAACTGGGGGTACGACCCGTTCCACTACACCGTGCCGGAAGGCTCGTACGCCTCCGACCCCGACTCACCGCGCGCCCGGACCGTGGAATTCCGGCGCATGGTGCAGGGGCTTAACGGGGCCGGGCTGCGTACGGTCATGGACGTGGTCTACAACCACACCGCCGCCAGCGGGCAGGGCGCGCTGTCCGTACTCGACCGCATCGTGCCCGGCTACTACCACCGGCTGCTGGACGACGGCTCCGTGGCCACCTCCACCTGCTGCGCGAACACCGCGCCCGAGCACCTGATGATGGGCCGGCTCGTGGTGGACTCGATCGTGACCTGGGCGAAGCAATACAAGGTCGACGGGTTCCGGTTCGACCTGATGGGGCACCACCCGAAGGCCAACATCCTGGCCGTGCGCAAGGCCCTGGACGCGCTGACCGTCGCCAAGGACGGCGTGGACGGCAAGGCCATCGTCCTCTACGGAGAGGGGTGGAACTTCGGCGAGGTCGCGAACGACGCGCGCTTCGTCCAGGCCACACAGCGCAACATGGCGGGCACCGGCATCGCCACCTTCAACGACCGCTCGCGCGACGCGGTGCGCGGCGGCGGCCCCTTCGACGCGGACCCGCGCGTCCAGGGCTTCGCCTCCGGCCTCTACACGGCCCCCAACCCCTCGCCCGCCAACGGCACCCCGGCCGACCAGCGCGCCCGCCTGCTCCACTACCAGGACCTGATCAAGGTCGGTCTGACCGGCAACCTCGCCGGCTACACCTTCACCGACACCTCGGGCCGTACGGTCAAGGGCTCGGAGGTCGACTACAACGGCGCGCCCGCCGGGTACGCCGCGGCACCCGGCGACGCCCTCGCGTACGCCGATGCCCACGACAACGAGACGCTCTACGACGCCCTCGCCTACAAGCTCCCACAGCCCACGTCCCCCGCCGACCGGGCGCGGATGCAGGTCGTGGCCCTGGGCGTCGCGGCGCTCTCGCAGGGCCCGGCCCTCTCGCAGGCGGGGAGCGACCTGCTCCGGTCCAAGTCGCTGGACCGCAACTCCTTCGAAAGCGGCGACTGGTTCAACGCGCTGCACTGGGACTGCCGGGACGGCAACGGCTTCGGGCGCGGCCTGCCGCCCGCCGCCGACAACAAGGACAAGTGGCCGTACGCCCGGCCGCTGCTGGCCGACCCGGCCCTGCGCCCCGGCTGCACGGAGATCACCGCCGCTTCCGCCGCGTACCGCGACCTGCTCCGTATCCATGCCGCCGAGCCGGTCTTCGGCCTGGGCAGTGCCGCCGCCGTACAGGAGGCGCTGTCCTTCCCGCTGTCGGGGACGGCCGAGACGCTGGGCGTGGTGACCATGCGGCTGGGCAAGCTGGTCGTGGTGTTCAACGCGACGCAGCACCGGCAGGTCCAGCGGGTCCCGGCGCTGGCGGGGCAGCGGTACGGGCTGCACCGTGTCCAGGCGCGCGGCGCCGACCCGGTGGTGAAGGCGGCGTCGTACGAGAAGCGGACCGGGACGTTCGCGGTGCCGGGGCGGACGGTGGCGGTGTTCGCGGAGCGGTAG
- a CDS encoding GNAT family N-acetyltransferase has translation MDMISYRLAEDTDADVTALVALYDGAARWIQSRGIDQWTPGERDAAHFRLRIKQDEVWFAELHGEIVGAWELWWEDLPAWGPRPPEAGYLHRLMVDHDRAPAGTGRAMLSRAEQRIAAAGRPLSRLDCKSGNPRLRPYYESAGYRVVGEQPAKVGSDGSRYTVTLMEKRLLGPGA, from the coding sequence ATGGACATGATCAGTTACCGCCTCGCCGAGGACACCGACGCCGATGTGACCGCCCTCGTCGCCCTCTACGACGGCGCCGCCCGATGGATACAGAGCCGCGGCATCGACCAGTGGACCCCGGGCGAACGGGACGCCGCGCACTTCCGGCTGCGCATCAAGCAGGACGAGGTGTGGTTCGCGGAGCTGCACGGGGAGATCGTCGGCGCGTGGGAACTGTGGTGGGAGGATCTGCCCGCCTGGGGGCCGCGACCGCCCGAGGCGGGCTATCTGCACCGTCTGATGGTCGACCACGACCGCGCCCCGGCGGGTACCGGCCGCGCGATGCTGTCCCGTGCGGAGCAGCGGATCGCCGCGGCGGGCCGCCCGTTGAGCCGCCTCGACTGCAAGTCGGGCAATCCGCGTCTGCGCCCGTATTACGAGAGCGCGGGCTACCGTGTCGTCGGCGAGCAGCCCGCGAAGGTGGGCTCGGACGGCAGCAGGTACACCGTGACGCTGATGGAGAAGCGCCTGCTCGGGCCGGGCGCATAG
- a CDS encoding Curculin domain-containing protein (mannose-binding) lectin: protein MANADFQPRTFIRRNQAWTSGNGETLLRLQEDGNFVAYRNGKASWQADGVYPNGETAAFEMDGDLVVYDSSGRQIWHSDTGGNHGAKLSVQDDGNIVIYNASDKPIWATNTGS, encoded by the coding sequence ATGGCGAACGCGGACTTCCAGCCGAGGACATTCATCCGCCGCAACCAGGCGTGGACGTCCGGTAACGGCGAAACCCTGCTGCGCCTCCAGGAGGACGGCAACTTCGTCGCGTACCGCAACGGCAAGGCGAGCTGGCAGGCGGACGGCGTCTACCCGAACGGCGAGACGGCCGCCTTCGAGATGGACGGCGACCTCGTCGTCTACGACTCCTCCGGCCGGCAGATCTGGCACTCGGACACCGGCGGCAACCACGGGGCCAAGCTCTCCGTGCAGGACGACGGCAACATCGTCATCTACAACGCCAGTGACAAGCCGATCTGGGCGACGAACACGGGGTCCTGA
- a CDS encoding TetR/AcrR family transcriptional regulator codes for MTNGARRRMGVEERREQLIAVALGLFSHRAPEEVSIDEIAEAAGISRPLVYHYFPGKQSLYEAALRRAADELAARFVEPHEGPLGARLLRVMERFFDFVEEHGPGFSALMRGGPSIGAMEAAGSGRARAMIDGVRQAAYEQILAHLGVTGPAPRVELVVRSWISLAETTALIWLDSRAIPRGELERQLVHDFAALAAVSAAYDEEMAGLLGRVLADEPSDGPFGDLLTRLVALAPQPT; via the coding sequence ATGACCAACGGGGCGCGCCGCAGGATGGGTGTCGAGGAACGGCGCGAGCAACTGATCGCCGTGGCGCTCGGCCTGTTCAGCCACCGGGCCCCGGAAGAGGTCTCGATCGACGAGATCGCGGAGGCGGCCGGCATCTCCCGGCCGCTGGTCTACCACTACTTCCCGGGCAAGCAGAGCCTGTACGAGGCGGCGCTGCGCCGGGCGGCCGACGAGCTGGCCGCCCGGTTCGTGGAGCCGCACGAGGGCCCGCTCGGCGCCCGGCTGCTGCGCGTCATGGAGCGCTTCTTCGACTTCGTGGAGGAGCACGGCCCCGGTTTCTCCGCGCTGATGCGCGGCGGGCCGTCGATCGGCGCGATGGAGGCGGCGGGCTCCGGCCGGGCGCGCGCGATGATCGACGGGGTGCGCCAGGCCGCGTACGAGCAGATCCTCGCCCACCTGGGGGTGACGGGTCCGGCGCCGCGAGTGGAGCTGGTGGTCCGCTCCTGGATATCGCTCGCCGAGACCACGGCGCTGATCTGGCTGGACAGCCGCGCCATTCCGCGCGGCGAGCTGGAACGGCAGTTGGTGCACGACTTCGCGGCGCTGGCGGCGGTGAGCGCCGCGTACGACGAGGAGATGGCCGGTCTCCTGGGCCGCGTCCTCGCCGACGAGCCGTCCGACGGCCCGTTCGGGGATCTGCTGACGCGGCTGGTGGCGCTGGCACCGCAGCCGACGTAG